In a single window of the Cervus elaphus chromosome 1, mCerEla1.1, whole genome shotgun sequence genome:
- the LOC122695710 gene encoding hemoglobin subunit beta-3, producing MLTAEEKAAVTAFWGKVNVDVVGAEALGRLLVVYPWTQRFFEHFGDLSTADAVMGNPKVKAHGKRVLDAFSDGLKHLDDLKGAFAQLSELHCDKLHVDPENFRLLGNVLVVVLARHHGGEFTPVLQADFQKVVTGVANALAHRYH from the exons ATGCTGACTGCTGAGGAGAAGGCTGCCGTCACCGCCTTCTGGGGCAAGGTGAATGTGGATGTAGTTGGTGCTGAGGCCCTGGGCAG GCTGCTGGTTGTCTACCCCTGGACTCAGAGGTTCTTTGAGCACTTTGGGGACTTGTCCACTGCTGATGCTGTTATGGGCAACCCTAAAGTGAAGGCCCATGGCAAGAGGGTGCTAGACGCCTTTAGTGACGGCCTGAAGCATCTCGACGACCTCAAGGGTGCCTTTGCTCAGCTAAGTGAGCTGCACTGTGATAAGCTGCACGTGGATCCTGAGAACTTCAGG CTCCTGGGCAACGTGCTGGTGGTTGTGCTGGCTCGCCACCATGGCGGTGAATTCACCCCGGTGCTGCAGGCTGACTTTCAGAAGGTGGTGACTGGTGTTGCCAATGCCCTGGCCCACAGATATCACTAA
- the LOC122702171 gene encoding LOW QUALITY PROTEIN: hemoglobin subunit beta-like (The sequence of the model RefSeq protein was modified relative to this genomic sequence to represent the inferred CDS: inserted 1 base in 1 codon; substituted 1 base at 1 genomic stop codon) — translation MVHLTLEEKANVIALWGKIMLDEVGAETLGRLLVVYPXTKRXLEHFGDLSSADAVMRNPKVKAHGKKVLDSFTEGMRRLDNLKDVFAKLSELHCEKLRVNPEMFKCLGNILVSTLARCFGKRFTPELQAAYQKVVAGVADALTYEYHLDPVLFSF, via the exons ATGGTGCATCTAACTCTTGAGGAGAAGGCTAATGTCATTGCCTTGTGGGGCAAGATAATGTTGGATGAAGTTGGTGCTGAAACGCTAGGCAG GCTGCTGGTTGTCTACCCCTGAACTAAGA TTCTTGAGCACTTTGGGGACTTGTCCTCTGCTGATGCTGTTATGAGGAACCCTAAGGTAAAGGCCCATGGCAAGAAGGTGCTAGACTCCTTTACTGAAGGCATGAGGCGACTCGACAACCTCAAGGACGTCTTTGCTAAGCTGAGTGAGCTGCACTGTGAGAAGCTGCGCGTGAATCCTGAGATGTTCAAG TGCCTGGGGAACATACTGGTGAGTACACTGGCTCGATGTTTTGGCAAAAGATTCACCCCAGAGTTGCAGGCTGCCTATCAGAAGGTGGTGGCTGGTGTGGCTGATGCCCTCACCTACGAATACCATTTAGATCCtgtcctattttctttttaa
- the LOC122695694 gene encoding hemoglobin subunit epsilon-4: protein MVHFTTEEKAAVASLWAKVNVEVVGGESLARLLIVYPWTQRFFDSFGNLYSESAIMGNPKVKAHGRKVLNSFGDAIKHMDDLKGTFADLSELHCDKLHVDPENFRLLGNMILIVLATHFSKEFTPQMQAAWQKLTNAVANALAHKYH from the exons ATGGTGCATTTTACTACCGAGGAGAAGGCTGCTGTTGCTAGCCTGTGGGCCAAGGTGAATGTGGAGGTGGTCGGCGGTGAGAGCCTGGCAAG GCTCCTGATCGTCTACCCATGGACCCAGAGGTTCTTTGACAGTTTTGGTAACTTATACTCTGAATCTGCCATAATGGGCAACCCCAAGGTCAAGGCCCATGGCAGGAAAGTACTGAACTCCTTTGGAGATGCCATTAAGCACATGGATGACCTCAAGGGCACCTTTGCAGATCTAAGCGAGCTGCACTGTGACAAGTTGCACGTGGATCCTGAGAACTTCCGG CTCCTAGGCAACATGATATTGATTGtcttggcaacccacttcagcaagGAATTTACCCCGCAGATGCAGGCTGCCTGGCAGAAGCTGACAAATGCTGTGGCTAATGCTCTGGCCCACAAGTACCACTAG